A stretch of the Aminipila terrae genome encodes the following:
- a CDS encoding DUF2292 domain-containing protein encodes MSVEAEKKNVIPNEQEQKLLKIIHQIGFGEIKVIINDGKPIRLEEVRRSIKL; translated from the coding sequence ATGTCAGTAGAGGCAGAAAAGAAAAATGTTATTCCAAATGAGCAGGAACAAAAACTGCTGAAGATTATTCATCAAATCGGTTTTGGAGAGATAAAAGTCATAATCAACGATGGGAAGCCTATACGGCTGGAAGAAGTCAGGAGAAGTATAAAATTGTAA